From Pyrenophora tritici-repentis strain M4 chromosome 1, whole genome shotgun sequence, the proteins below share one genomic window:
- a CDS encoding HisS, Histidyl-tRNA synthetase, with translation MGPPIETPKGTRDWVGDDITLRNNVFDKIRNIFRLHGGTEIDTPAFERKSYLTEKYGEDTKLIYDLDEQGGAPCALRYDLTVPFARWLAMNNIRTIKRFQIGKVYRRDQPSLEKGRMREFFQCDFDYAGGQCDSMVPDAEVVCIAAEVFEALQLDVVIRINHRLILDGFFSAPEVQKEMVEKGLDVNVATKLGQYLQRDKEAGTVPRLLTLTSDPLLSANLDIQKGVEEMELLMQYLKAYGVADQVQFDLALARGLDYYTGVIYEVMLPIRKTGVSVGSIAAGGRYDDLVSMFSSHNIPCVGISFGIDRILTILKDGQQPKAQRIDSWIVIASSDKVLVQQRMALAREMRQAGISVDFDPKADKKPRKQIDIAEKSAATVAFLDLDDETPGNPRLKILTPPHKNPDIAPVVDRNNVIGQVKRHLAQAEYNS, from the exons ATGGGACCACCGATCGAGACACCAAAAGGCACGCGCGACTGGGTGGGAGACGACATCACACTGCGCAACAACGTCTTCGACAAGATCCGCAATATATTCCGGCTGCACGGTGGCACAGAAATAGACACCCCCGCATTCGAACGGAAGAGCTATCTAACCGAAAAGTATGGGGAAGACACGAAGCTCATATATGACCTGGATGAGCAGGGCGGAGCGCCATGCGCACTGCGTTATGATTTGACTGTCCCATTCGCTCGCTGGCTGGCCATGAACAATATCCGAACAATAAAGCGCTTCCAAATAGGCAAGGTGTATAGACGGGATCAACCTTCGCTGGAAAAAGGACGCATGCGAGAGTTCTTCCAGTGCGACTTTGACTATGCTGGTGGTCAATGCGATTCTATGGTACCGGATGCTGAAGTCGTTTGCATTGCCGCCGAGGTATTCGAGGCCCTACAACTAGATGTTGTGATCAGAATCAATCACCGCCTTATCCTAGATGGTTTCTTCTCAGCA CCCGAAGTCCAGAAAGAGATGGTGGAAAAGGGGCTTGACGTCAACGTCGCTACCAAACTTGGACAGTATCTGCAACGAGACAAGGAAGCTGGAACCGTTCCAAGACTATTAACCCTTACTTCAGACCCGCTTTTGTCGGCAAACCTGGATATCCAAAAGGGTGTGGAAGAAATGGAATTGCTTATGCAATATCTGAAGGCATATGGAGTCGCCGACCAAGTCCAATTCGACCTAGCACTCGCCCGTGGTCTGGACTACTACACCGGCGTGATCTACGAAGTAATGCTACCGATTAGGAAAACAGGGGTATCCGTCGGAAGTATCGCTGCAGGTGGTCGATATGACGACCTGGTGTCCATGTTCAGCAGCCACAACATTCCCTGCGTCGGCATCTCCTTCGGAATCGACCGCATTTTGACCATACTCAAAGATGGCCAACAGCCTAAAGCCCAAAGAATCGATAGCTGGATCGTTATTGCATCGAGCGACAAGGTCCTAGTTCAACAACGCATGGCACTTGCCAGAGAGATGCGCCAAGCTGGCATCAGCGTCGATTTTGATCCCAAAGCCGACAAGAAGCCACGAAAACAGATAGATATTGCTGAAAAGAGCGCGGCAACTGTGGCATTTCTAGATCTCGATGATGAAACGCCTGGAAACCCCCGACTCAAGATACTCACTCCACCTCACAAGAACCCAGACATCGCACCCGTCGTCGACCGTAACAACGTCATCGGCCAAGTAAAAAGGCATCTAGCACAGGCTGAATACAACTCATAG
- a CDS encoding dienelactone hydrolase gives MVFRIGRLTPRRLLFFTSAGVLFFIFIFSLTPITSPLPPYTGPHEVGILDVETEVENKVIHDAVLKSTGEKAFEMNTLAITLYYPSSLPLASPSQRPWARPWLPQPVSLIGEGYARLAGVPRLSSLFTFGLWLLGSSTVIPGVVDAPILSGAEKILGEDGGAGGLGKIMGTAEQERQELKRDDNIGTLPCMVFTHGMAGMSQSYAHYLGSIASHGYVVAAVEHRDGSGPGTIIHHANGTERKVWHLKLEDLTAKPPMDELDLKAAQLNFREAEISETIKLFAQLNAGDAPVVNLKPDSPRNALPGFKNRLNLSAVTVGGHSYGATGVMQALKSAGTKTMPINGGVALDPGKGSGDLNKDIDVPILVMQSGEWTDKQTDFYGQGWHFQVVKKIVQDLKEGWFMTLSGTAHPSCTDAPLIVPWIMKLVTGTTLGSRVALHEYIDTSLRFLEYLQTGEKKGVLENEVTNAQGPFLHDKPRERVKGPHGADWEVHVVPQDK, from the coding sequence ATGGTGTTCCGGATTGGCCGCCTGACGCCGCGGCGTCTGCTATTCTTCACATCGGCAGGCGTCCTCTTTTTTATTTTTATCTTCAGCCTGACTCCAATTACATCGCCGCTGCCGCCATATACTGGACCGCACGAGGTCGGCATACTAGATGTGGAGACGGAGGTCGAGAACAAAGTCATTCATGACGCGGTATTGAAGAGCACCGGAGAGAAGGCTTTCGAAATGAATACACTGGCCATCACACTATACTATCCATCGTCACTACCACTTGCATCGCCGAGTCAGCGACCTTGGGCGCGGCCATGGCTTCCTCAGCCCGTATCGCTTATTGGCGAGGGCTACGCCCGCCTTGCGGGCGTCCCGCGACTATCCTCCCTCTTTACCTTCGGCCTCTGGCTTCTCGGCTCAAGCACCGTCATTCCAGGTGTCGTGGACGCACCTATACTATCTGGCGCTGAGAAGATATTGGGAGAAGATGGCGGTGCTGGTGGCTTGGGCAAAATCATGGGCACAGCGGAGCAGGAACGTCAGGAGTTGAAGCGGGACGATAACATTGGCACACTTCCCTGTATGGTATTCACGCATGGTATGGCGGGAATGAGCCAGAGTTATGCACACTACCTCGGAAGCATTGCGAGCCACGGCTACGTTGTCGCCGCTGTTGAACATCGAGACGGAAGTGGACCGGGTACCATCATCCATCATGCGAACGGGACTGAAAGGAAGGTGTGGCATTTGAAACTCGAGGATCTTACGGCCAAACCTCCAATGGACGAACTTGATCTCAAAGCCGCCCAACTCAACTTTCGCGAGGCAGAGATCAGCGAGACGATTAAGCTTTTTGCGCAACTCAACGCAGGTGACGCCCCAGTTGTCAACCTCAAGCCCGACTCTCCTCGAAACGCTCTACCCGGTTTCAAGAACCGGCTCAACCTGTCTGCAGTCACAGTTGGAGGTCACTCGTACGGTGCAACCGGGGTTATGCAAGCGCTCAAGTCTGCTGGGACTAAAACCATGCCCATCAATGGCGGTGTTGCGCTAGATCCCGGAAAGGGATCCGGAGACCTTAACAAGGACATCGACGTGCCTATACTCGTTATGCAGAGCGGAGAATGGACGGACAAGCAAACCGACTTTTACGGCCAAGGCTGGCACTTCCAGGTTGTGAAGAAGATTGTGCAGGACTTGAAGGAGGGCTGGTTCATGACATTGAGTGGCACTGCGCATCCATCGTGTACTGATGCGCCACTCATTGTTCCGTGGATCATGAAGCTAGTTACTGGAACGACGCTTGGAAGTAGGGTTGCACTGCACGAGTATATCGACACTTCCCTTCGCTTTCTGGAGTACTTGCAAACGGGCGAGAAGAAAGGCGTTCTAGAGAATGAAGTGACGAATGCTCAGGGGCCATTCTTACACGACAAGCCGCGGGAGAGGGTTAAAGGCCCACATGGTGCTGATTGGGAGGTGCATGTTGTACCCCAAGATAAATAG
- a CDS encoding Pneumo-att-G multi-domain protein codes for MTKEGDIGGATKYFFAMCFVSIPAIIYLTMVPMWSRAQRFASAYAFLAVDALYTILWFAAFISVAVWNANGIREGAAKAKIPDDDKNCTTFLYGDEAKCAVSKAAVGVGVMVFGYYLHKYLREGKMPYQSSSKNPFYETGDSSYNPAGGATDLNAKDTTWSTEIETAHGRDSSDTLSDDRRTEHGGNQHEDEYALLHSTDTDEGRHPGRPLSWGEERNASVYGAGSVGARSVPPYADYSVERRGSIAAGVDALSPGGLR; via the exons ATGACGAAAGAGGGTGACATCGGGGGTGCTACCAAGTATTTCTTTGCCATG TGCTTCGTTTCCATACCCGCAATCATCTACCTCACAATGGTACCCATGTGGTCGCGCGCCCAACGCTTCGCCTCAGCCTACGCCTTCCTCGCCGTCGACGCCCTGTACACAATCCTCTGGTTCGCAGCCTTCATCTCAGTCGCAGTCTGGAACGCAAACGGCATCCGCGAAGGCGCCGCAAAGGCAAAGATACCAGACGACGATAAAAACTGCACCACGTTCCTCTACGGCGACGAGGCAAAATGCGCAGTCAGCAAAGCCGCTGTAGGCGTAGGCGTCATGGTCTT CGGCTACTACCTCCACAAATACCTCCGCGAAGGCAAAATGCCCTACCAATCCTCATCCAAGAACCCCTTCTACGAAACCGGCGACTCGTCGTACAACCCCGCCGGCGGCGCCACCGACCTAAACGCAAAAGACACAACTTGGAGTACGGAAATCGAAACCGCTCACGGTCGCGACTCGTCCGACACCCTCAGCGACGACCGCCGCACCGAACACGGCGGAAACCAGCACGAAGACGAGTACGCGCTGTTGCACTCGACCGATACCGATGAGGGCAGACATCCGGGCCGCCCGCTTAGCTGGGGCGAGGAGCGGAATGCGAGTGTCTACGGTGCGGGTAGTGTGGGTGCGAGGTCGGTGCCGCCGTATGCGGATTATAGTGTTGAGAGGAGGGGCAGTATTGCGGCTGGCGTGGACGCGTTGAGCCCAGGGGGGTTACGATGA
- a CDS encoding putative C6 transcription factor, translating into MVETKVGGSSDLLGSTNKPGGGRLRVISSCLTCRRRKVKCDHVHPICGSCNRGNHACTWTDRAQPTTATGRISKPTIADKIGKSSDVQARLDRLEYLLERAVAGQGQNAAPSIRSSVEYERREDALTPSSNSQTSHGGGIASDDGDGTLLLNGGQAQFVSSLHFALLADEFQDIKALLGDKTDEEKKEVPQNTLIDLLSLGRAGSGSNLGDLLPSTQEHRDYLLEVYFTSVDPMIRVTHRPTVIRKMHTYDREAHPMAYAIYYSAINAMSPKTIGDKFGESKKELLDRYQLAIEISLARENYLTTSDLEILQAFVIWLSCITREEEMSKAWVLIGIAFRIALNQGLHRDPSLFPAGSMDIITIELRRRVWHQLGHLEFRAAECKGQEPSITEDFYTTLFPRNIDDEDLVDGASPSPTPYDESKFTTMTFQIVRFNGMRALRRIIQSTYRLERRMLDSGLNGTSPPDPAVELRSLYEQIKVMLDEIVEENQRKYLRHLNREIPMQRLTLGLVSLLEWRAYLLFWLRMPRAYRDVVFADDIRRSIFEKSISCVEALNVAAADIDAARFQWHIGGIASFQAIMHILSELRNPLFDVPERQRALKAIQMSRLLRENNTSKAWQAVKNMIDKAIAEHNLPPQSSSHTSAPLESSTSKSVFSELRTAAKHTYPRSVAQYDEPPVSAPPPPQLPQQLPQQLPQQLSQQLSQHTMQPQPDPMQNLQYMQNQMPCWDDFNLSNINNIVGDVLPNAEMVPDFDFGFWGDPFNYESEPVGMPMQDNYLPQWIG; encoded by the exons ATGGTCGAAACTAAAGTTGGCGGATCGTCAGATTTGTTAGGGTCGACAAACAAGCCCGGTGGAGGACGATTAAGGGTCATCTCCTCGTGCCTGACATGTCGACGAAGAAAGGTCAAGTGTGACCATGTCCACCCGATTTGTGGCTCGTGTAATCGAGGAAACCATGCCTGTACCTGGACGGACCGAGCTCAGCCAACGACTGCTACTGGAAGGATCTCGAAGCCGACCATCGCAGACAAGATTGGAAAGTCAAGTGACGTTCAGGCGAGACTGGACAGACTCGAATATCTTCTGGAGAGAGCCGTTGCAGGACAAGGGCAGAACGCTGCACCTTCCATACGGTCTAGTGTTGAATATGAGAGGAGAGAAGATGCTCTGACTCCATCGTCCAACAGTCAGACGTCCCACGGAGGTGGAATAGCTTCTGATGACGGTGATGGGACCCTGTTGTTGAATGGTGGGCAGGCCCAGTTTGTGTCTTCTCTTCACTTTGCATTGCTTGCTGATGAG TTCCAAGATATCAAGGCTTTGCTTGGTGACAAAACAGacgaagagaaaaaggaagTCCCGCAAAACACGCTCATCGACCTACTCTCTCTGGGCCGCGCAGGTTCTGGCTCCAACTTGGGGGACTTATTACCCAGCACACAAGAGCACCGCGATTACTTGCTAGAGGTCTATTTCACCAGTGTTGACCCGATGATCAGGGTCACGCATAGGCCAACGGTGATCCGCAAGATGCACACATACGACCGTGAGGCACATCCTATGGCGTATGCCATCTACTACTCTGCAATTAATGCCATGTCCCCAAAGACTATAGGCGACAAGTTTGGTGAAAGCAAAAAGGAACTTCTGGATCGATATCAATTGGCCATCGAAATATCGCTTGCCCGAGAAAATTACCTGACTACGTCGGATCTAGAGATTCTTCAAGCGTTTGTGATATGGCTCAGTTGTATCAcaagagaagaagaaatGA GCAAAGCGTGGGTATTGATTGGCATAGCGTTTCGCATCGCACTTAACCAAGGCTTACATCGAGATCCTTCATTATTTCCCGCTGGATCGATGGATATCATCACTATCGAGCTACGCCGCCGTGTGTGGCACCAACTGGGTCATTTGGAGTTCCGAGCAGCCGAGTGCAAAGGTCAAGAGCCAAGCATAACAGAAGATTTCTATACGACGCTATTCCCGCGCAACATCGATGATGAGGACCTCGTAGATGGTGCGAGCCCTAGTCCGACTCCATACGACGAGAGCAAGTTTACAACCATGACATTCCAGATCGTACGTTTCAACGGGATGCGAGCACTGCGACGGATTATCCAAAGTACATACCGTCTGGAACGACGTATGCTCGACTCTGGGCTCAATGGAACTTCTCCTCCAGATCCCGCCGTGGAGCTACGAAGTCTTTACGAGCAAATCAAAGTCATGCTGGATGAGATTGTTGAGGAAAACCAGCGAAAGTATTTACGGCATCTGAACCGAGAGATACCGATGCAGAGATTAACGCTAGGTCTTGTATCGTTGCTGGAATGGCGCGCTTACTTGCTATTCTGGCTCCGAATGCCGCGCGCTTACCGTGATGTCGTCTTTGCAGATGACATTCGCCGATC AATATTCGAAAAGTCCATCAGTTGTGTAGAAGCTTTGAATGTAGCCGCTGCGGATATTGATGCGGCTCGGTTTCAATGGCACATTG GAGGCATCGCTTCCTTCCAGGCAATTATGCATATTCTGTCAGAACTCCGTAATCCTTTATTCGATGTACCAGAGCGACAACGAGCCTTGAAAGCAATACAGATGTCACGCCTTCTCCGAGAGAACAACACATCCAAAGCATGGCAGGCTGTCAAGAATATGATCGACAAGGCCATAGCTGAACACAACTTACCCCCACAATCAAGTAGCCATACGAGCGCGCCTTTAGAGTCATCCACGTCGAAAAGCGTATTCTCAGAGCTACGTACCGCTGCAAAACATACTTATCCAAGATCTGTTGCACAATACGATGAACCGCCAGTCTCTgcgccaccaccaccgcaGCTACCACAACAGCTACCACAACAGCTACCACAGCAACTATCACAGCAACTATCACAACATACAATGCAGCCTCAGCCCGACCCGATGCAAAACTTACAATACATGCAGAATCAGATGCCATGTTGGGATGACTTCAACCTAagcaacatcaacaacatTGTTGGAGACGTGCTTCCAAACGCCGAAATGGTCCCCGACTTTGACTTT GGTTTCTGGGGTGATCCATTCAACTACGAAAGCGAGCCTGTAGGTATGCCCATGCAGGACAACTACCTCCCTCAGTGGATTGGATGA
- a CDS encoding alpha-beta hydrolase fold-3 domain containing protein gives MTLDFLQYGGPSEEWLAVEKTLPALTFDLSMDPVALRTAVNSEREIRASEVMELLAPQVHFKNYTIPTRDGSTVEARTYRSVEKDATEKLPVYIYLHGGGFIFGTLNTEDPLCAQTAINTGAVVLNVNYRHTPEHTFPTVWHDSQDAFAWLHSNINSIGGDSSKVVVGGVSAGGQLAASLALEQHLGKSEVTKHLPRLAGQILIIPPLAALSTYDQGPGKKLKSSSHIENEHAPILPKKTMEFFTSLLKAGDPDLKDTKLNIVNATEEEVKGFPPTVFGIAGLDPLRDEGLLYAKLLSEANVPTDITLFKGVPHGHRRFGKALKSSEHWDKCVEEGILWVLSKPQATGKFEVKLP, from the coding sequence ATGACTTTGGATTTTTTGCAATACGGCGGGCCTTCCGAGGAATGGCTGGCCGTTGAAAAGACTCTCCCTGCATTAACATTCGACCTCTCGATGGACCCCGTGGCCCTCAGGACTGCGGTTAATTCTGAGCGTGAAATTAGAGCATCCGAGGTGATGGAGCTTCTCGCGCCTCAAGTTCATTTCAAGAATTATACTATACCCACCCGCGACGGCTCGACCGTTGAAGCTCGAACCTACCGGTCCGTAGAGAAGGACGCAACCGAGAAGCTTCCAGTATACATTTATCTACATGGTGGGGGCTTCATTTTCGGCACACTGAACACGGAAGACCCCCTATGTGCCCAAACAGCTATTAATACCGGCGCTGTGGTGCTGAACGTCAACTATCGACATACGCCTGAACATACCTTTCCCACTGTCTGGCATGATTCTCAAGACGCGTTCGCCTGGCTGCACAGTAACATTAACTCCATCGGAGGTGATTCATCGAAAGTTGTTGTAGGCGGAGTCTCGGCAGGTGGTCAGCTGGCAGCTTCCCTCGCACTAGAACAGCATTTAGGAAAGAGCGAGGTCACCAAGCACCTTCCGAGACTGGCTGGTCAAATCCTCATCATCCCTCCCCTCGCTGCCTTGAGTACATACGATCAAGGCCCCGGTAAGAAGCTCAAGTCGTCGTCGCACATCGAAAACGAACACGCCCCGATTTTGCCAAAGAAGACGATGGAGTTCTTCACGTCTCTTTTGAAAGCCGGTGATCCAGATTTGAAAGACACTAAGCTCAATATAGTCAATGCCACTGAAGAAGAGGTCAAGGGCTTCCCACCTACGGTGTTTGGTATCGCTGGTCTGGATCCACTGCGCGATGAAGGGTTGCTGTATGCGAAGCTGCTTTCAGAGGCAAATGTCCCAACCGACATAACGCTGTTCAAAGGCGTTCCGCACGGTCACAGACGATTTGGCAAGGCACTAAAGTCATCTGAGCATTGGGATAAGTGCGTCGAGGAGGGGATCCTGTGGGTGCTTTCGAAACCACAAGCTACTGGGAAGTTCGAAGTTAAGTTGCCATAG
- a CDS encoding endothelin-converting enzyme 1, with translation MSEKAQLIASAPARVQPDPMHRHPKRQAIGRLFAIAATASIVLYGLPQVGYEPTAVFEDESELCLTPACVHAASEILYNLSPQYKELDPCDDFEELVCGGWRDRHDLRADQGDAFTGTIMSENSQMLLRHILEAPYPKDSQHSYFSPMQLKTVAKSADEKNFDKMKAAYDACLNEDKIKSIGAEPLMKVLDEIKNTYPAAATDSEQSIKDAILLLAKYGVTALVTAGTGADDTDPDTVVVSVSAPYSFGLPSKERYEDEKLVEQYRKMTIEVLSALYPDQNKNTFSGIIDLEKKLAAASPSEEDREDVTKYYNPMLIDEAAAIAPEIELKAFLAGQAPKDTKIERVIVMTPKYLKDLSTILAATPADVLQSYFLWKAVQSFSFYVDADAVKPYRRFVNMLAGKDPDSAPERWRSCVRHVDGGLGWILSRFFVEKAFSAEAKTFGDTIITDIKTEFAKKLNAAEWMDDNTTRKAVEKVHNIVQKIGYPTKSPDIMDPPTLESHYEPVNISSDAFFANALAMRRFSVKDEWSALGKPVDRDQWGMTVPTVNAYYNPPGNEIVFPAGIMQFPVFDVNVPAYMSYGAFGSVAGHELSHAFDSTGRHYDQNGNYTDWWSKGTIDAFKKKTECFVEQYSNFTVPGPDDKPLHVNGRLTLGENIADAGGLSASFQAWKRRSGETRNKNLPGLDHFTQEQMFFVNYGNWWCGKTRKDTAINWIYTDPHAPKWARILGTMANSREFRESFQCKVKEPTCQLW, from the exons ATGTCCGAGAAGGCGCAGCTCATCGCGTCTGCCCCTGCAAGGGTGCAGCCAGACCCGATGCACCGCCACCCCAAACGTCAAGCTATAGGAAGGCTGTTCGCCATCGCCGCGACAGCTTCTATTGTTCTCTATGGCCTTCCACAAG TGGGTTACGAGCCTACTGCCGTTTTCGAGGATGAAAGTGAGCTATGCTTAACCCCAGCCTGTGTGCATGCGGCGTCCGAAATTCTTTACAACCTCTCTCCTCAATACAAAGAGCTTGACCCATGCGATGACTTTGAGGAGCTTGTATGTGGCGGCTGGAGAGATCGCCATGACCTCCGCGCAGACCAAGGTGATGCCTTCACGGGGACCATCATGTCCGAAAACTCGCAGATGCTGCTTCGCCACATTCTTGAGGCGCCATACCCGAAGGATTCTCAA CACTCTTACTTTTCACCCATGCAACTAAAGACAGTTGCGAAGTCAGCGGATGAGAAGAACTTCGACAAGATGAAAGCTGCATACGACGCTTGTCTTAATGAAGACAAGATCAAGAGCATCGGCGCTGAGCCACTCATGAAGGTCTTAGATGAGATCAAGAATACATACCCAGCTGCCGCAACCGACTCCGAGCAGTCGATCAAGGACGCAATCCTTCTTTTGGCCAAGTATGGCGTAACAGCTCTTGTTACAGCTGGTACTGGCGCCGATGACACTGACCCGGACACTGTTGTCGTGTCTGTTAGTGCACCTTACAGCTTTGGCCTGCCATCGAAGGAACGCTACGAGGACGAGAAGCTAGTTGAGCAGTATCGCAAGATGACCATCGAAGTATTGAGCGCTCTATACCCAGATCAAAACAAGAATACCTTTTCGGGTATCATCGATCTTGAAAAGAAGCTTGCAGCTGCATCTCCGAGCGAAGAAGACCGTGAGGACGTTACA AAGTACTACAACCCTATGCTCATTGATGAAGCGGCTGCAATTGCTCCAGAAATCGAACTCAAGGCATTCCTTGCCGGCCAAGCTCCCAAGGATACTAAGATTGAGCGCGTCATTGTAATGACTCCAAAGTACCTCAAGGATCTGTCAACCATTCTCGCTGCTACACCTGCGGATGTACTACAGAGCTACTTCCTCTGGAAGGCCGTACAGTCCTTCTCCTTTTATGTTGACGCGGACGCTGTCAAGCCCTACCGCCGCTTTGTCAACATGCTCGCTGGCAAG GATCCCGATTCTGCCCCCGAGCGATGGCGCAGCTGTGTCAGACACGTAGACGGCGGCCTAGGATGGATTTTGAGCCGTTTCTTTGTCGAAAAGGCGTTCTCGGCTGAAGCGAAAACCTTTGGTGATACCATTATCACGGATATCAAAACGGAGTTCGCAAAGAAGCTGAACGCTGCTGAATGGATGGATGATAATACGACGAGGAAGGCTGTTGAGAAGGTCCACAACATTGTCCAGAAGATTGGATACCCCACCAAAAGCCCCGATATCATGGATCCCCCTACACTCGAGAGCCACTACGAGCCTGTTAATATCTCTTCGGATGCGTTCTTTGCCAATGCGCTCGCAATGCGCCGCTTCTCAGTTAAAGATGAATGGTCCGCTCTCGGCAAGCCTGTCGATCGTGATCAGTGGGGAATGACTGTCCCAACAG TGAACGCATACTACAACCCTCCTGGAAACGAGATCGTCTTCCCCGCGGGTATCATGCAGTTTCCCGTTTTCGACGTCAACGTCCCTGCCTACATGTCATACGGCGCTTTTGGCTCCGTCGCCGGTCACGAGCTTAGCCACGCGTTCGACAGCACCGGTCGACACTACGACCAGAACGGTAACTACACAGACTGGTGGTCGAAGGGTACGATCGACGCCttcaagaagaagaccgAATGTTTTGTCGAACAGTACTCCAATTTCACAGTTCCAGGCCCAGATGACAAGCCACTGCACGTTAACGGACGCCTCACACTTGGCGAGAACATTGCCGACGCAGGCGGTCTATCGGCTTCTTTCCAAGCCTGGAAGCGTCGGTCAGGCGAGACGCGCAACAAGAACCTTCCAGGCCTTGACCACTTTACCCAAGAGCAAATGTTCTTTGTCAACTACGGCAACTGGTGGTGCGGTAAGACACGGAAGGATACGGCGATTAACTGGATCTACACGGACCCGCACGCACCAAAGTGGGCAAGAATTCTGGGTACGATGGCAAACTCCCGGGAGTTTAGGGAAAGCTTCCAGTGCAAGGTCAAAGAGCCAACTTGTCAGCTTTGGTAA
- a CDS encoding Trichoplein domain containing protein has protein sequence MASASANLARLRKLLGEDGASTLTHAPLNRVVTAHQSYEPQAIPFMLLFGTVHDKSTGRPGQIWVLFYPPAEDDGAAAVEFHSYDAISDTSFRFDKQNICSVTTEVAPAFKTPKRSSKAKYEALAKYYFLEKLASMECQEGGTVELQVDIRIGQSLLDALKSVCIKFKKHAESQIPVRESRSMSATLLSDPDGVARLMSASPELGKPFVLLPPRIASRARDEIDHTDKVNALADLRTKEAEIDVATEDIEKEMETLQESRPKINEELQQLERELGIKREHKMEIAAQREDFFKDMSLAEAFELGREVERNRHKKRQRLS, from the exons ATGGCGAGCGCATCAGCCAATCTGGCTCGACTCCGAAAGCTGCTGGGAGAAGATGGCGCGTCTACGTTGACCCACGCCCCCCTCAATCGCGTTGTTACTGCACATCAGTCCTATGAGCCACAAGCGATACCATTCATGCTCCTTTTCGGTACTGTCCACGACAAGTCGACAGGTCGTCCAGGACAGATCTGGGTGTTATTTTATCCGCCTGCTGAGGACGATGGTGCTGCAGCGGTAGAGTTCCACTCCTATGACGCTATCAGCGATACTTCGTTCAGGTTTGACAAGCAAAATATCTGCAGTGTGACGACAGAAGTCGCGCCGGCATTCAAGACACCGAAACGAAGCTCTAAGGCCAAGTACGAAGCTCTCGCAAAATACTATTTCTTGGAGAAGTTGGCTAGTATGGAGTGCCAGGAGGGTGGTACCGTGGAACTACAGGTCGACATTCGTATCGGCCAGAGCCTACTCGACGCATTGAAAAGCGTCTGCATCAAGTTCAAGAAGCATGCAGAGTCGCAGATACCCGTGAGGGAGTCGCGATCAATGTCCGCCACCCTTCTGAGTGACCCAGATGGGGTTGCACGACTGATGTCAGCTTCGCCTGAACTTGGTAAACCGTTTGTGTTACTGCCACCGCGTATCGCTTCACGTGCT CGCGATGAGATTGACCATACCGATAAGGTCAACGCTCTCGCAGACCTCAGAACCAAGGAAGCCGAAATCGACGTAGCTACCGAAGACATCGAAAAAGAGATGGAGACATTGCAGGAATCACGGCCCAAGATTAATGAAGAACTCCAGCAACTTGAGCGGGAGCTTGGGATCAAACGAGAGCACAAGATGGAAATCGCTGCGCAACGTGAAGATTTTTTCAAAGACATGTCGCTTGCCGAAGCTTTTGAGCTGGGTAGGGAAGTCGAGCGCAATCGTCATAAGAAGCGACAGAGGTTGAGTTGA